The window AAAGGCTGTGCTAGTCCTGGATTAATAAAGGCTGTGCTAGTCCTAAAATACTAAAGGCTGTGCTAGTCCTGGAATTCTAAAGGCTGTGCTAGTCCTAAAATACTAAAAGCTGTGCTAGTCCTAAAGGCTGTGCTGGTCCTAGATTTCCAAAGAATCTTCTACTTCATTCCAGAGGCTGGGGTACTATAGGCTATGCTCTAGCTGAAATACTAAAAGCTGTGCTAGTCCTAGTATACTAAAGAATGTTCTACTTTATTTTAAAGGCTACATTAGCACAGTAACTAGCACTGATTCAGCAGGAGCCATTGCCCTCAGAGGGGCCCATCTACTTTGCTGACCAGTTCCCTTTAACATCTCCTTGCTCTTTTGACTGACACCAAGCTACCTTTTTAACCCCTCATTGGTCGTTTCTTCCTGCCCAGTGCATTCATTTAGTGTTTACAGGAAGGTCCGGTGCCAACAAGGGGTTAAAACGGTCAGCACCCATTGTATAGACATGCCATATAGTGCAATTGGCTCTCACAGTGCCCCCTCCTGTATGGAGATCAGATCTGCACATCGCCAGGATAATTCAGTGCCTGTGGAGCCCTCCTTAGCTAAGCAGTCAATACAAAGAATTGGTGCTAAAATTATTTCCTGGAGAATTTAACCCTTCTAACTTCCTAactgatggggggagggggctaACTAGAAATGGGTAAAATAATGGGACTGTGCTAGAAGAATAGGGACAGAAAATGTGGGTGGGGGGCAGTACAGGaggattttagatttttttccaaatttaaagctgattttatgttcacatgtttaaaaaacaaacacgtTATGAAAGATTTCTGTACAGTCCAGAGGTCCTCCAGTCCCTGGATCTCTATACAAAGTTCGGTTGTTGAGTTTTACGCCCCCATCTCCTCCTGGGTCCACACTAATTTAGGACATTGTCAGGCGTCGATACCCGAAATCTTTACCACATGGCTCTTTTCCGTGGTCTCCTTcctgtaaagataaaaaatgatgtaaatcCCAACAATGAAAGTCTCTGCTTGGCTGCCTGATGGTCAGGTAAATATATCTTTAGGAACTACAGAAACTTCTCAAAGGTTTGAGAATTACAGAAAACTACAGAATGCGGTGGGGGTGCTCAGCAATGTTGTCAGATGCTGCTTCTTCACAGTGAGTGGGAAAAGGTTTTTGgcaacattttactatttttggaAAAGGCACTGGGCTGGAAAAGACTCCTGGGGGATACAGAACCCCTTTTTATTGGTTCAGGACCCTTCAGGTCCCATTTGTCTAAATTTTTATCCAAGCAGCTCAGTAAGCAAAAATTGGTGTTTCTGGTTCTAAAACTGGTTTTGGCAAAACTAGTTTAAACAACATTGCTTAAACTCGTCATTAGTAGTACAGTTATGGCGTGCCAACTTGGGCAAACCATGCAAAGCAGAAAAGTTTTATAGGggccataataataaaaagggtgaATGTACCTgtgcatatacatatattgcagaCAGCATCACCTAGTGAACAAATTGGGAATGACACCTAATACTAAaccaatgtatatgtatttattatcacacagtatttatatggcaccataattttatgcagcggtgtacatagtcgtgtcactaactgttcctcaaaggagctcacaatctaatgtctctatcatagtcatatgtcattaagtctagggtcaattgttagggagaagccaattaacctcactgcatgtttttgggatgtgggaggaaaccgaagtaccctggaggaaacccacacagacacggggagaacctgcaaactccatgttctttgtcctggctggggatcgaacctggaacctagcactgcaaaggctggagtgctaacccctgagccaccgtgctgccctatgtATGTTGACCAATGTCTAATTAATACCATTCATGCACATTAAAGTACATTCACCCACTTGGTTCATTTAGCACATTGCACTTTCTCATAGAACAACCACTGATCGGATCACTAtgcaattttgtatatatagtaCCACTATAGTACCACTTTATAGACTTTTACTggatgaaaaggttttttatgttGTGGGGATGTTATCTTTTTAGAGTGGGAGATGAAATCTCACTGTCCTCAGATCGGACATCTAGAATGCAATAGACGGAGACGATAGAAGGGCACTCACTTGATGTCATCTTCCAGCTTGACCCTTGGTTCCGGTCTGCCCAGCACCTTGGTGGCCATGTACATGAGGAAGCCACTACGTCTCGTTCTATAGCAGGTCAGGTCTACGGCCAACAGAATCAGCAAAACAATAAGTATAATGATCCCAGCGAGGACTGCAGCTCCGATGCCATGCGGAGGTtctaaaaagacacaaaaagatAGATTTGTTACCATTATTGATAATATATCAGGGTGAATCATATTATAGGGCATCTATTGATTATGATGAAATTTTACGACAATATATAAATTCCCCCTTAGGCATTTGGCTGCTTTCTATGGGGAATGCCTATTGGACGTACCGATAACCTGCAGGAACAGCGTTGTGTTGTCTTCTCCCAAGCTGTTGCTGGCGTAGCAAGTATATTCACCTTCATCAGCCTTGGCCAGGTCAGTGATGGAAAGCTGAAGACCATCGGAGCTTAgaatgtatttctgtccatcatGGCTGACCACCTTGTCACCTCTGCAGACAGaaatattattacctttatgTCCTTGTTTTGTACAAccctgcagtatatgtcagagctatataaatgtataataatagtgtgtgacgttggggggacattagagtgcagctcctctgtacagagactgataggactggctcagtgatctctgtacagcacttggggggacattagagtgtcagctcctctgtacagagactgatgggactggctcagtgttctctgtacagcattgcggtatatgttagagctatataaatgtataataatagtgtgtgactgtggggggacattagagtgtcagctcctctgtacagacactaatgggactggctcagtgttctctgtacagcactgcagtatatgtcagagctatataaatgtatattaatagatTGTGACTgtggaggacattagagtgtcagctcctctgtacagagactgatagcaCTGGCTGAGTGtcttctgtacagcactgtggtatgtGTGAGAGCTATATAAAAGATTATTGTTGCCCTGTTAAGGAGGTTAAATGCCTATgttagctcccccccccccatattaagGATCATGGAGGGGTATTTACTTTTTCCAGGTGATCTGAGGTTGGGGGTGTCCAATCACAAAGCAGGTGAAGGAGGCGTTGGATTTGGAAGTGATGTTAGGGGAGGATTCCTGGAAGCTGGCGATCGGAGCGGCTGAGGAATAGAAGATTTTTGCGGTTAGAATCACATGGAGCGGATTGGGATGTCATTTTTTAGGGCTGAGGTAAAGCGAGGATTTACCGTTAACGATCACAGTGACATTTTTGTATGCGATCTCTATGCGATCGCGATCATGGATGTAAGCTTGGCAGTAATAAATGCCGGCATCTGACAGCTGGATCTTCTCTATGGTTAGGGTTCCATCCCGGGTGGCGGAAACACGACCTaaccaaaagcaataaaaatttgtattactGAAATCTGCATAATTTTCGCTTTTCAGTTTCATCAGGTTGcgggaatatcagattcacctGGAGCGATTGGGATGGCCATTTCATTGCGGAACCAGGTGATCTGAGGAGGGGGGATGCCTTCGGCAGCACACGGAATCTGAACAACTGAGTTGGAGTCGAATACTTTTTCAACATCCAAATCATGCACAAAACTTGGTTTCTCTGTAGAAAAAGGAAGTGAAATAAGAGAAATCAAATGACATACTTCAAATATTCTACAGCATTTCACAGTCACCCACACTGGGATATATACAAAAAATCagccccaaaaaataaaaatgaaaacaaaaattgacaTGTTAGGACGTCTCATCCCAGTGAAGATCCTCGTAGGCTGGCCCATTGAGCAGGGAGACGCCCCCTTTCTCTATCAATGGTATTGATTGACAGTAGTGGGCGGGACTTACGAATAATTCTGAGTTTGATCTCCGAACTTATGATTTCTCCAGATTCAGACTCAGCTTGACATTTAATAACGCGGTCAGGCTCAACTTTCGATGCGGTCACGTGCAGAGTCTGAGTGGTCTCATCCAGGGAGTCTTGCTTGTATCGGCCCTCCTCATCCTCAATCTCTTCACCATCCTCAGTCAACCACTTTATCGTTGCCTCTACCGTTGCTGTTGgaagaaacaaaacattactGAAATCTGAACAAATTGCCTAAAACTATCTGTGGATAAAGGGAGAATGAAGATCTGCTATTCATTTTTAAGCAAGCAGAACACACCTGTGTGTGTTTTCCTATTGGTATTAAAGTCTGTGCTGGTTTCACAATAATGTCTCATTAAAGTAAATCATGAatggaatcatgggacatggattTTCCCTATAGGCGGAAACCTGACATTGTAGATGATTCACAAGCCTTTCCTCTCGTGTGTTGGGCAGAGAACCCTGTGATCGCCCCTCCCAATCACACACTGCATACATTTCCACTTCAAACAAGGACAAATTATATATTCCCTACATATATTTGTGTGCTTGTTGCCACAAAACAGTGTCATATGTCTCTAGATCCTCAGGGGTGGGGAAAGGGGGAAAGGGGTTGTACTAAAGATgattatttttcttacatttacatATGAAGCTCTGCTGTTTGCCCAGATAGATCTCTCCTTTCGATGGGATGATTTC of the Pyxicephalus adspersus chromosome 11, UCB_Pads_2.0, whole genome shotgun sequence genome contains:
- the LOC140340855 gene encoding neural cell adhesion molecule 2-like, with protein sequence MQHIHQQQIWMTFIMFPPRCSIILLLFLASSGFCAKPKLEIIPSKGEIYLGKQQSFICKSTVEATIKWLTEDGEEIEDEEGRYKQDSLDETTQTLHVTASKVEPDRVIKCQAESESGEIISSEIKLRIIQKPSFVHDLDVEKVFDSNSVVQIPCAAEGIPPPQITWFRNEMAIPIAPGRVSATRDGTLTIEKIQLSDAGIYYCQAYIHDRDRIEIAYKNVTVIVNAAPIASFQESSPNITSKSNASFTCFVIGHPQPQITWKKGDKVVSHDGQKYILSSDGLQLSITDLAKADEGEYTCYASNSLGEDNTTLFLQVIEPPHGIGAAVLAGIIILIVLLILLAVDLTCYRTRRSGFLMYMATKVLGRPEPRVKLEDDIKKETTEKSHVVKISGIDA